Proteins from a single region of Labedella gwakjiensis:
- a CDS encoding F0F1 ATP synthase subunit B: MLHAVVLRAAEEGEAPNPLFPASYDIIWSSVCFVIILVAFWRVFLPRMQKLLDARSAAIEGNIAKADEAQRQAEAALEQYTAQLAEARQEAAAIREGAREDGKKIVAEAKDQAVAEAQRVQAGAQAQIEAERQAAVVSLRRDVGTLALDLAGNVIGETLTDDAKASALVDRFLADLEASEKASPSARNN, from the coding sequence GTGCTTCACGCAGTAGTACTGAGGGCAGCCGAGGAGGGCGAGGCGCCGAACCCGCTCTTCCCGGCCAGCTACGACATCATCTGGTCGTCTGTCTGCTTCGTCATCATCCTCGTCGCGTTCTGGCGCGTCTTCCTTCCGCGTATGCAGAAGCTGCTCGACGCGCGATCGGCAGCTATCGAGGGCAACATCGCGAAGGCCGACGAGGCCCAGCGCCAGGCCGAGGCAGCGCTCGAGCAGTACACCGCTCAGCTCGCCGAGGCACGGCAGGAGGCAGCGGCCATCCGCGAGGGTGCTCGTGAGGACGGCAAGAAGATCGTCGCCGAGGCGAAGGATCAGGCCGTCGCCGAGGCGCAGCGCGTCCAGGCCGGCGCCCAGGCCCAGATCGAGGCAGAGCGTCAGGCGGCCGTCGTGTCGCTGCGTCGCGACGTCGGAACGCTCGCGCTCGACCTCGCAGGCAACGTCATCGGAGAGACCCTCACGGACGACGCGAAGGCGTCAGCTCTCGTGGACCGCTTCCTCGCGGACCTCGAGGCATCGGAGAAGGCCAGCCCTTCAGCAAGGAACAACTGA
- the epsC gene encoding serine O-acetyltransferase EpsC: MSLLSRLREDITSARVHDPAARSSLEIVLGYSGLHAIWAHRMNARLWRRGFRLPARLGSQFVRFLTGIEIHPGATIGRRFFIDHGMGVVIGETAEVGDDVMLYHGVTLGGKSRGRGKRHPTLGDGVQVGAGAKILGPIVVGHGSIVGANAVVTKDAPPDSLLIGVPARARPRGTAASHGLPTPEYLI; encoded by the coding sequence GTGTCTCTGCTCTCCCGGCTGCGCGAGGACATCACGTCGGCGCGGGTCCACGACCCTGCCGCGCGCAGCTCCCTGGAGATCGTGCTCGGCTATTCCGGCCTGCACGCGATCTGGGCGCATCGGATGAATGCGCGACTGTGGCGCCGTGGATTCCGCCTTCCGGCGCGCCTCGGCTCGCAGTTCGTCCGGTTCCTCACGGGGATCGAGATCCACCCGGGGGCCACGATCGGCCGTCGCTTCTTCATCGACCACGGGATGGGTGTCGTGATCGGCGAGACGGCGGAGGTCGGCGACGACGTGATGCTCTACCACGGCGTGACGCTCGGCGGGAAGAGCCGCGGGCGCGGCAAGCGTCACCCGACCCTCGGCGACGGAGTGCAGGTGGGCGCCGGCGCGAAGATCCTCGGGCCGATCGTCGTGGGTCACGGCAGCATCGTCGGGGCGAACGCGGTGGTGACGAAGGATGCTCCCCCGGACTCGCTCCTCATCGGCGTCCCGGCCAGAGCGCGCCCTCGCGGCACCGCCGCCTCCCACGGCCTCCCGACCCCCGAGTACCTCATCTAA
- the atpE gene encoding ATP synthase F0 subunit C, with translation MESTTVLAEITGSIATVGYGLAAIGPAIGVGIVVGKTIEGVARQPELAGRLQVLMYIGIAFTEALAFIGIATAFIFGA, from the coding sequence GTGGAATCCACCACCGTTCTGGCGGAAATCACCGGAAGCATCGCGACGGTCGGCTACGGCCTCGCAGCGATCGGCCCGGCCATCGGCGTCGGCATCGTCGTCGGCAAGACCATCGAAGGTGTTGCTCGCCAGCCCGAGCTCGCCGGACGCCTCCAGGTCCTGATGTACATCGGTATCGCCTTCACCGAGGCGCTCGCCTTCATCGGTATCGCGACCGCCTTCATCTTCGGCGCCTGA
- the prmC gene encoding peptide chain release factor N(5)-glutamine methyltransferase produces the protein MDTPPEISLAAARAHAAARLAAAGIQTPEVDAELLIGHVVDLGRGELAAAMVVGKTLSARDAEHLEDLVARRAAREPLQHITGTAFFRSLRLAVGPGVFVPRPETELLVQYAIDELRALPEPSPIAVDLGTGSGAIALSMATEVPQSTVYAVENSVDAFVWARQNADSVGATNATVVFDDLAHALARLDGTVSLVVSNPPYVPDAAIPRDPEVRLHDPAHALYGGADGLDVVRDVSSTALRLLRPGGRVLIEHGELQGEAIRDLLAADGWSAPATFRDLTQRDRITSATR, from the coding sequence ATGGACACCCCACCCGAAATCTCCCTCGCCGCTGCGCGCGCCCACGCCGCCGCGCGCCTCGCCGCCGCCGGCATCCAGACCCCCGAGGTCGATGCCGAGCTCCTGATCGGCCATGTCGTCGACCTCGGCCGCGGCGAGCTCGCGGCTGCCATGGTCGTGGGGAAGACGCTCTCCGCGCGGGATGCCGAGCACCTCGAGGACCTCGTCGCGCGCCGGGCCGCCCGGGAGCCCCTCCAGCACATCACCGGGACCGCCTTCTTCCGTTCGCTGCGCCTGGCGGTGGGTCCCGGCGTCTTCGTGCCCCGCCCGGAGACGGAGCTGCTCGTTCAGTACGCGATCGACGAGCTGCGCGCGCTGCCCGAGCCGTCGCCGATCGCCGTCGACCTCGGTACGGGGTCTGGCGCGATCGCGCTGTCGATGGCCACGGAGGTGCCGCAGTCGACCGTGTACGCGGTGGAGAACTCCGTCGACGCCTTCGTGTGGGCGCGGCAGAACGCCGATTCCGTGGGGGCGACGAACGCGACCGTGGTGTTCGACGACCTCGCGCACGCCCTCGCACGCCTCGACGGCACCGTCTCCCTCGTCGTGTCCAACCCGCCATACGTGCCGGACGCGGCTATCCCGCGCGATCCGGAGGTGCGACTGCACGATCCGGCCCACGCGCTCTACGGGGGCGCAGACGGACTCGACGTCGTGCGCGACGTGTCCTCGACAGCGCTCCGCTTGCTCCGTCCGGGCGGACGGGTGCTCATCGAACACGGAGAGCTGCAGGGCGAGGCGATCCGCGACCTCCTCGCCGCCGACGGATGGTCGGCCCCCGCCACCTTTCGCGATCTCACGCAGCGCGACCGCATCACCTCCGCCACCCGCTGA
- a CDS encoding F0F1 ATP synthase subunit gamma — MAATLRVYTQKIKSAQTTKKITKAMELIAASRIQKAQARVKASAPYSRAITRAVSAVATHSNVDHPLTTEPEHITRTAVVVFSSDRGLAGAFNSQILREAGELTELLRDQGKDVVHYLVGRKAVGYFQFRRRAFVKDWQGGTDNPDFETAREIATTLLEAFSRDAADGGVDEIVLVFNRFVSMITQTPETVRLLPLEVVEADASDTSSEVLPLYEFEPDAETVLDQLLPVYIESRIFNAMLQSAAAKHAATQKAMKSASDNADTLITDYTRLRNNARQAEITQQIAEIVGGADALSVK; from the coding sequence ATGGCCGCCACACTCCGGGTCTACACGCAGAAGATCAAGTCTGCGCAGACGACCAAGAAGATCACCAAGGCGATGGAGCTCATCGCCGCCTCGCGCATCCAGAAGGCGCAGGCACGGGTAAAGGCGTCCGCGCCGTACTCGCGGGCGATCACCCGGGCCGTGTCGGCGGTGGCGACGCACTCCAACGTCGATCACCCGCTCACGACGGAGCCGGAGCACATCACGCGCACCGCCGTCGTCGTGTTCTCCTCCGACCGCGGTCTTGCCGGCGCGTTCAACTCGCAGATCCTCCGCGAGGCGGGCGAGCTGACCGAGCTGCTGCGCGATCAGGGCAAGGACGTCGTCCATTACCTCGTGGGACGCAAGGCGGTCGGGTACTTCCAGTTCCGTCGCCGCGCGTTCGTCAAGGACTGGCAGGGCGGTACGGACAACCCGGACTTCGAGACGGCTCGTGAGATCGCCACGACGCTCCTCGAGGCGTTCTCGAGGGACGCCGCTGACGGCGGCGTCGATGAGATCGTCCTCGTGTTCAACCGCTTCGTCAGCATGATCACGCAGACGCCGGAGACCGTTCGTCTCCTGCCTCTCGAGGTCGTCGAGGCGGATGCCAGTGACACGAGTTCGGAGGTCTTGCCTCTGTACGAGTTCGAGCCGGACGCAGAGACGGTCCTCGACCAGCTGCTGCCCGTCTACATCGAGAGCCGCATCTTCAACGCCATGCTGCAGTCGGCCGCCGCTAAGCACGCGGCGACGCAGAAGGCGATGAAGTCGGCGAGCGACAACGCGGACACCCTCATCACCGACTACACCCGACTGCGCAACAACGCACGCCAGGCGGAGATCACCCAGCAGATCGCAGAGATCGTCGGCGGCGCCGACGCCCTTTCGGTCAAGTGA
- the cysK gene encoding cysteine synthase A, which translates to MTGTIHSDITAAFGNTPLVRINRLASDTGATILAKLEFYNPGSSVKDRLGVAIVDAAERSGELKPGGTIVEGTSGNTGIALALVGAARGYKVVLTMPSSMSQERRVLLRAFGAELVLTDPALGMKGAVEKAKEIVETTPGAIWAKQFANEANAEIHRTTTAEEIWRDTDGGVDIFIAGVGTGGTITGVGQVLKERKPGVQIVAVEPIDSPILNGGKPGPHKIQGIGANFVPEVLDTTVYDEVVDVSFDDAIAVAKDMASQEGILAGVSSGAIMWAAIELAKRPENAGKTIVAIVCDTGERYISTPLWAGLAD; encoded by the coding sequence ATGACCGGCACGATCCACTCCGACATCACCGCGGCGTTCGGAAACACCCCGCTCGTCCGCATCAACCGGCTCGCGAGCGACACGGGCGCGACGATCCTCGCGAAGCTCGAGTTCTACAACCCCGGATCGAGTGTGAAGGACCGGCTCGGCGTCGCCATCGTCGACGCGGCCGAGCGCTCCGGCGAGCTGAAGCCCGGCGGGACGATCGTCGAGGGCACGAGCGGCAACACGGGCATCGCCCTCGCGCTCGTCGGCGCGGCTCGGGGTTACAAGGTCGTCCTCACGATGCCCTCGTCGATGAGCCAGGAGCGCCGCGTGCTCCTGCGCGCGTTCGGCGCCGAGCTCGTCCTCACCGACCCGGCGCTCGGCATGAAGGGCGCTGTGGAGAAGGCGAAGGAGATCGTCGAGACCACCCCCGGTGCAATCTGGGCGAAGCAGTTCGCGAACGAGGCGAACGCGGAGATCCACCGTACGACGACCGCCGAGGAGATCTGGCGCGACACCGACGGCGGTGTCGACATCTTCATCGCCGGCGTCGGAACGGGCGGCACCATCACAGGAGTCGGCCAGGTGCTCAAGGAGCGGAAGCCCGGCGTGCAGATCGTCGCCGTCGAGCCCATCGACTCCCCCATCCTCAACGGCGGCAAGCCCGGCCCGCACAAGATCCAGGGCATCGGTGCCAACTTCGTGCCGGAGGTGCTCGACACCACCGTCTACGACGAGGTCGTCGACGTCTCGTTCGACGACGCGATCGCCGTGGCCAAGGACATGGCGTCACAGGAGGGCATCCTCGCGGGCGTCTCGTCCGGCGCGATCATGTGGGCGGCGATCGAGCTGGCCAAGCGACCGGAGAACGCCGGCAAGACGATCGTCGCGATCGTGTGCGACACCGGCGAGCGCTACATCTCGACGCCGCTGTGGGCCGGACTCGCCGACTGA
- a CDS encoding L-threonylcarbamoyladenylate synthase has product MSRVYDCSVDSQLLTGMRLARQAIGHGELVVIPTDTVYGVAADAFDAKAVARLLDAKGRTRSQPPPVLVPGISTLEALVAEFPDIVRELVTEFWPGGLTIVMQAQPSLAWDLGETAGTVALRMPANPLALELLEETGPLAVSSANLTGQPAATTAAEAEAMLGDSVSVYLDGGSSGDSGASTIIDATQLALPDGQITILRNGAVSGEELRRVLGPTLAGGGWPDDS; this is encoded by the coding sequence ATGTCACGCGTCTACGACTGCTCCGTCGATTCCCAGCTCCTCACCGGCATGCGTCTCGCCCGCCAGGCGATCGGCCACGGTGAGCTCGTCGTCATCCCCACCGACACGGTCTACGGCGTCGCCGCCGACGCCTTCGACGCGAAGGCCGTCGCGCGCCTGCTCGACGCGAAGGGCCGCACCCGCTCCCAGCCGCCGCCTGTCCTCGTGCCCGGCATCTCGACGCTCGAGGCCCTCGTGGCGGAGTTCCCGGACATCGTCCGCGAGCTCGTCACCGAGTTCTGGCCAGGCGGGCTCACGATCGTGATGCAGGCGCAGCCCTCGCTCGCGTGGGACCTCGGGGAGACGGCCGGAACCGTCGCACTCCGGATGCCGGCGAACCCCCTCGCCCTCGAACTCCTCGAGGAGACCGGCCCTCTCGCCGTCTCCTCGGCGAACCTCACGGGGCAGCCGGCCGCGACGACGGCTGCCGAGGCCGAGGCGATGCTCGGCGACAGCGTGTCCGTGTACCTCGACGGCGGCTCGAGCGGCGACTCCGGGGCCTCGACGATCATCGATGCGACGCAGCTCGCCCTCCCCGACGGCCAGATCACGATCCTGCGCAACGGCGCCGTCTCGGGTGAAGAGCTGCGCCGAGTCCTCGGGCCGACCCTCGCCGGCGGCGGGTGGCCCGACGACTCATGA
- the atpA gene encoding F0F1 ATP synthase subunit alpha: MAELTISPDEIRNALKDFVTSYEPTGAATTEVGHVTNASDGIAHVEGLPGVMANELIRFGDGTLGLALNLDEDEIGVVVLGEFTGIEEGQEVTRTGEVLSVPVGDGYLGRVVDTLGNPIDGLGEVASSGRRALELQAPGVMQRKSVHEPLQTGIKAIDAMIPVGRGQRQLIIGDRQTGKTAIAIDTIINQKANWDSGDENKQVRCIYVAIGQKGSTIASVKGALEDAGAMEYTTIVAAPASDPAGFKYLAPYTGSAIGQHWMYEGKHVLIIFDDLSKQAEAYRAVSLLLRRPPGREAYPGDVFYLHSRLLERCAKLSDELGAGSMTGLPIIETKANDVSAYIPTNVISITDGQIFLQSDLFNANQRPAVDVGISVSRVGGDAQVKSIKKVSGTLKLELAQYRSLEAFAMFASDLDPASRRQLARGARLTELLKQPQYSPYPVEEQVVSIWAGTKGKLDSIAIEDVLRFEREMLDYLGRNTNVLTTLRETNVLDDDTTAEMEKAIDAFALEFQAGDGHGIGDPGSEDVDSLEAENVGQEKIVKGRR, translated from the coding sequence ATGGCAGAACTCACGATCAGCCCGGATGAGATCCGGAACGCGCTGAAGGACTTCGTCACGTCGTACGAGCCCACCGGCGCTGCGACGACCGAGGTCGGCCACGTCACCAACGCATCGGACGGCATCGCCCACGTCGAGGGTCTCCCCGGCGTCATGGCGAACGAGCTCATCCGCTTCGGCGACGGCACGCTCGGACTCGCGCTCAACCTCGACGAAGACGAGATCGGTGTCGTCGTCCTGGGTGAGTTCACCGGAATCGAGGAGGGCCAGGAGGTCACCCGCACCGGAGAGGTCCTCTCCGTGCCCGTGGGCGACGGCTACCTCGGTCGCGTCGTCGACACGCTCGGAAACCCGATCGACGGCCTCGGAGAGGTCGCGTCGAGCGGCCGCCGTGCCCTCGAGCTCCAGGCGCCCGGCGTCATGCAGCGCAAGTCGGTGCACGAGCCGCTCCAGACCGGCATCAAGGCCATCGACGCCATGATCCCCGTCGGCCGCGGCCAGCGTCAGCTCATCATCGGCGACCGTCAGACCGGTAAGACGGCCATCGCGATCGACACGATCATCAACCAGAAGGCCAACTGGGACTCGGGCGACGAGAACAAGCAGGTTCGCTGCATCTACGTCGCCATCGGCCAGAAGGGTTCCACGATCGCCTCCGTCAAGGGCGCGCTCGAGGACGCCGGAGCCATGGAGTACACGACGATCGTCGCGGCCCCCGCCTCCGACCCCGCCGGCTTCAAGTACCTCGCTCCGTACACGGGCTCCGCCATCGGTCAGCACTGGATGTACGAGGGCAAGCACGTCCTCATCATCTTCGACGACCTGTCGAAGCAGGCAGAGGCCTACCGCGCCGTGTCCCTCCTCCTCCGTCGCCCGCCGGGCCGCGAGGCGTACCCCGGCGACGTGTTCTACCTGCACTCCCGCCTGCTCGAGCGTTGCGCGAAGCTCTCCGACGAGCTCGGCGCCGGATCGATGACGGGTCTCCCGATCATCGAGACGAAGGCGAACGACGTCTCCGCATATATCCCGACCAACGTGATCTCGATCACCGACGGCCAGATCTTCCTCCAGTCCGACCTCTTCAACGCCAACCAGCGTCCGGCGGTCGACGTGGGTATCTCCGTCTCTCGAGTCGGCGGTGACGCTCAGGTCAAGTCGATCAAGAAGGTCTCGGGAACGCTCAAGCTCGAGCTCGCCCAGTACCGCTCGCTCGAGGCGTTCGCGATGTTCGCGTCCGACCTCGACCCGGCCAGCCGCCGCCAGCTCGCCCGAGGCGCTCGCCTCACCGAGCTGCTCAAGCAGCCGCAGTACTCGCCCTACCCCGTGGAGGAGCAGGTCGTCTCGATCTGGGCCGGCACCAAGGGCAAGCTCGACTCGATCGCGATCGAGGACGTCCTGCGCTTCGAGCGCGAGATGCTCGACTACCTCGGCCGCAACACGAACGTGCTCACCACGCTCCGCGAGACGAACGTCCTCGACGACGACACCACCGCCGAGATGGAGAAGGCTATCGACGCCTTCGCCCTCGAGTTCCAGGCCGGCGACGGCCACGGGATCGGCGACCCGGGTTCGGAGGACGTCGACTCCCTCGAGGCCGAGAACGTCGGCCAGGAGAAGATCGTGAAGGGTCGCCGCTAG
- a CDS encoding MraY family glycosyltransferase has product MIQYVLIAGFAAIVTYVLCLAVLRAAHKWKLYPEIRTRDVHTRPTPRLGGIAMFLGVVAAFVVASFNPYYRLIFANPGPVWAILGAAFMIVVIGMADDIWDLDWMIKLAAQFLAAGLIAWLGVQIYSLPIGGLTVGSGWMSVAMTVFAIVLVMNAVNFIDGLDGLVAGVSLIANGVFFLYGYLLIQRISPSDYFSLSLLISAVLCGVCAGFLPLNWHPAKLFMGDAGALLVGLLMATSAIAITGQMDPAFIEGPSAFGRTQLIGAFIPIILPFAILVVPLLDFGLAVTRRLRAGKSPFSADRLHLHHRLLDMGHSQIQAVLIFYAWTIVISVSSLMFFVFQPYTIALSFLIVGVVICTVVTLAPLGRRKTVETAAQSTPEGAVEHAGIAAFDPLDEAANDRSPDAPVPAAVVEFAENLDADRHDGQPKEDIR; this is encoded by the coding sequence ATGATCCAGTACGTCCTCATCGCCGGGTTCGCCGCGATCGTCACCTATGTGCTCTGCCTCGCGGTCTTGCGCGCTGCGCACAAGTGGAAGCTCTACCCGGAGATCCGCACGCGTGACGTGCACACGCGACCGACCCCGCGCCTCGGTGGCATCGCGATGTTCCTCGGCGTGGTCGCCGCGTTCGTCGTCGCGTCTTTCAACCCGTATTACCGGCTGATCTTCGCCAATCCCGGCCCGGTGTGGGCGATCCTCGGGGCCGCGTTCATGATCGTCGTGATCGGCATGGCCGACGACATCTGGGACCTCGACTGGATGATCAAGCTCGCGGCGCAGTTCCTCGCCGCCGGGCTCATCGCCTGGCTCGGCGTCCAGATCTACTCTCTCCCCATCGGCGGACTCACCGTCGGATCCGGCTGGATGTCGGTGGCGATGACGGTCTTCGCGATCGTCCTGGTCATGAACGCCGTCAACTTCATCGACGGGCTCGACGGACTCGTGGCGGGCGTGAGCCTCATCGCCAACGGGGTGTTCTTCCTCTACGGCTACCTGCTGATTCAGCGGATCAGCCCGTCGGACTACTTCAGTCTCTCGCTCCTCATCTCGGCCGTCCTGTGCGGGGTCTGCGCCGGATTCCTCCCGCTCAACTGGCACCCGGCGAAGCTCTTCATGGGAGACGCGGGCGCGCTCCTCGTCGGCCTGCTCATGGCGACGAGCGCCATCGCGATCACCGGTCAGATGGACCCGGCGTTCATCGAGGGTCCCAGCGCCTTCGGCCGCACGCAGCTCATCGGTGCGTTCATTCCGATCATCCTGCCGTTCGCCATTCTCGTTGTGCCCCTCCTCGACTTCGGACTCGCGGTCACGCGGCGTCTCCGTGCAGGCAAGTCACCGTTCAGTGCCGATCGGCTCCATCTCCACCACCGCCTGCTCGACATGGGCCACTCGCAGATCCAGGCCGTGCTCATCTTCTACGCATGGACGATCGTCATCTCGGTGTCGAGCCTCATGTTCTTCGTGTTCCAGCCGTATACGATCGCGCTCTCGTTCCTCATCGTGGGCGTCGTGATCTGCACCGTCGTCACGCTCGCGCCGCTCGGTCGCCGCAAGACGGTGGAGACCGCAGCCCAGTCCACTCCGGAGGGTGCGGTCGAGCACGCCGGCATCGCCGCCTTCGACCCGCTCGACGAGGCGGCGAACGATCGCAGCCCCGACGCCCCCGTTCCCGCCGCCGTCGTCGAATTCGCCGAGAACCTCGACGCCGACAGACACGACGGTCAACCCAAGGAAGACATCCGATGA
- a CDS encoding F0F1 ATP synthase subunit delta, with protein sequence MGSATREALVSSKQVLDATGSVDLAVASELFQVGRAVGGSLQLRSLLTDPSTPDDTKRAIVERVFAQTGDTTRSLVTSLVSARWSSHDDLLEGIEELALRASAVATGDQASIASELFEFGRVVSSDAELELALASKLGRPEAKAALVEQLLNGKASPATVTIISSLVQQPRGRRIGELLRHAARVVADQRGQTVATVTSATPLGDAQLERLRSALSGSYGRDLTINEVVDRSLVGGLRIQVADDVIDGSISSRLGELRRQLAG encoded by the coding sequence ATGGGTAGCGCAACACGGGAGGCACTCGTCTCGTCGAAGCAGGTCCTCGACGCGACGGGCTCCGTCGACCTCGCGGTCGCATCGGAGCTGTTCCAGGTCGGGCGGGCCGTCGGCGGCTCGCTCCAGCTCCGGAGCCTCCTCACCGACCCATCGACTCCGGACGACACGAAGCGTGCGATCGTCGAGCGGGTGTTCGCCCAGACCGGCGACACCACCCGTTCGCTCGTCACGTCACTCGTGTCGGCTCGGTGGTCGAGCCACGACGACCTGCTCGAGGGGATCGAGGAGCTCGCGCTCCGTGCCTCTGCTGTCGCGACGGGCGACCAGGCATCGATCGCCTCCGAGCTGTTCGAGTTCGGTCGCGTGGTCTCGAGCGACGCGGAGCTCGAGCTGGCTCTCGCCTCCAAGCTCGGCCGACCCGAGGCGAAGGCTGCTCTCGTCGAGCAGCTCCTGAACGGCAAGGCGTCGCCCGCAACGGTGACGATCATCAGTTCGCTCGTGCAGCAGCCGCGCGGCCGCCGCATCGGCGAGCTCCTCCGTCACGCTGCGCGCGTGGTGGCGGATCAGCGCGGCCAGACCGTCGCGACGGTCACGAGCGCGACGCCCCTCGGCGACGCGCAGCTCGAGCGGCTCCGTTCTGCTCTGTCCGGCAGCTACGGCCGCGACCTCACGATCAACGAAGTCGTCGATCGGTCGCTCGTCGGCGGGCTCCGCATCCAGGTGGCGGACGACGTCATCGACGGCAGCATCTCGTCCCGTTTGGGCGAGCTCAGAAGACAACTCGCCGGCTGA
- the atpB gene encoding F0F1 ATP synthase subunit A — MHLLVPTATDDGGFHAPSINEFFPESFLFVGTPFEMNRIMAIRLLATLALVLVFWLGTRRMRVVPGRFQSVIEMGLDFVRNNIAFDLLGEKDGKRFLPILTTIFFMVLFMNVTGIIPGLNIAGTSVIGVPLVLALVAYVTFIYAGIKKHPGTFFRNTLFPPGVPWFLYIIVTPIELLSAFVLRPVTLALRLLMNMLVGHLLLVLFFAATQFFIFSLGSGWILAGVGTLAFGLAFTLFELLVAVLQAYIFSLLTAVYIQLAVADEH, encoded by the coding sequence GTGCACCTGCTGGTACCAACAGCAACCGATGATGGTGGCTTCCACGCTCCCTCGATCAACGAGTTCTTCCCCGAGTCGTTCCTCTTCGTAGGCACGCCGTTCGAGATGAACCGCATCATGGCGATCCGGCTGCTCGCAACCCTCGCCCTGGTGCTCGTGTTCTGGCTCGGCACACGCCGCATGCGCGTCGTGCCCGGCCGCTTCCAGTCCGTCATCGAGATGGGTCTCGACTTCGTCCGCAACAACATCGCGTTCGATCTCCTGGGAGAGAAGGACGGCAAGCGGTTCCTGCCGATCCTCACGACCATCTTCTTCATGGTGCTCTTCATGAACGTCACGGGAATCATCCCGGGGCTGAACATCGCCGGCACGAGCGTCATCGGCGTACCGCTGGTGCTCGCCCTCGTGGCATACGTGACGTTCATTTACGCGGGCATCAAGAAGCACCCGGGCACGTTCTTCAGGAACACGCTCTTCCCCCCGGGCGTCCCGTGGTTCCTCTACATCATCGTCACGCCGATCGAGCTGCTCTCGGCGTTCGTGCTGCGGCCCGTCACCCTCGCGCTGCGACTGCTCATGAACATGCTCGTCGGGCACCTCCTGCTCGTGCTGTTCTTTGCGGCCACCCAGTTCTTCATCTTTTCTCTCGGAAGCGGCTGGATCCTCGCCGGCGTCGGAACGCTCGCCTTCGGGCTCGCATTTACCCTGTTCGAGCTGCTCGTCGCGGTTCTGCAGGCCTACATCTTCTCCCTCCTCACCGCGGTCTACATCCAGCTCGCGGTCGCTGACGAGCACTAA